The Quercus robur chromosome 7, dhQueRobu3.1, whole genome shotgun sequence genome has a segment encoding these proteins:
- the LOC126691801 gene encoding MLO-like protein 3 isoform X2, with product MAGGGSSGASLEYTPTWALATVCFFFIFISIILEYIIHLLSHWLKRRRKTALNDALEKLKSELMLLGFMSLLLAVTQERISKICVPSGAGNIMLPCRKQTNSEPENLVAIKHFTKVMIWNLSSMNDLWGPYRRLEEEEEEDNDAPPSPPEAAATDSCPNGKVALMSQDGIHQLHIFIFVLAAMQIVYTILTLALGRAKMRRWEAWEKETQTTEYQVANDPNRFRFTRQTTFGRRHLTTCTETSFQLWIKCFFRQFIHSVAKVDYLTLRHGFISAHLSSRLDNFNFKNYIQRSLDEDFKVVVGISPLMWFLVVLLLLLDVYSWNVFLWVSYIPLLIVLILGTKLEVIVARMALQTKDQNNVIIGTPLVRPNDRHFWFGHPGFVLTLIHYTLFVNAFELAFFIWVTGDSSSNLQLHYSSSLCTCYTDGI from the exons ATGGCGGGCGGAGGATCGTCCGGTGCCTCTCTCGAATACACTCCGACATGGGCACTTGCCACAgtttgcttcttcttcatcttcatctctATTATCCTAGAATACATCATCCATCTCCTTTCCCAC TGGCTAAAGAGGCGTAGGAAAACCGCGTTGAacgatgcattggagaagcttAAATCAG AGTTGATGCTTCTGGGGTTTATGTCCCTCTTATTGGCAGTAACTCAAGAAcgaatttctaaaatatgtgtACCTAGCGGCGCTGGGAACATCATGCTCCCATGTCGTAAACAGACTAATTCCGAACCTGAAAACCTAGTAGCAATCAAGCACTTCACAAAAGTAATGATCTGGAATTTGTCATCGATGAATGATTTGTGGGGACCTTATAGAAGgctggaagaagaagaagaagaagataatgatGCTCCTCCCAGTCCACCTGAAGCTGCTGCAACTGATTCTTGTCCAAAC GGAAAGGTTGCCCTAATGTCACAAGATGGGATTCATCAACTTCACATATTCATTTTCGTGTTAGCAGCTATGCAAATCGTGTATACCATTCTCACTCTAGCTTTGGGTAGGGCCAAG ATGAGACGCTGGGAAGCATGGGAGAAAGAAACTCAAACAACAGAGTACCAAGTTGCCAATG ATCCTAATCGATTCAGATTTACAAGGCAAACAACATTTGGAAGACGGCACCTGACTACTTGTACAGAAACATCATTTCAGCTATGGATT AAATGTTTCTTCAGACAGTTCATTCATTCAGTAGCAAAGGTTGATTATCTCACTTTGAGACATGGTTTCATCTCG gctCACTTATCAAGCAGGCTTGACAACTTCAATTTCAAAAACTATATACAGCGATCCTTGGACGAAGATTTCAAAGTCGTGGTCGGCATCAG CCCTCTAATGTGGTTTCTGGTTGTTCTCTTGCTGCTCCTGGATGTGTACA GTTGGAATGTATTTCTCTGGGTATCCTATATTCCTCTCTTG attgtactcattctaGGAACCAAACTTGAAGTCATTGTTGCAAGAATGGCTCTTCAAACCAAAGATCAGAACAATGTAATTATAGGAACCCCTCTTGTGAGACCAAATGATCGCCACTTCTGGTTTGGGCACCCAGGATTTGTCTTGACTCTTATACATTATACTCTATTTGTG AATGCATTTGAGCTCGCCTTCTTCATTTGGGTTACA GGTGATAGTTCAAGTAATTTGCAGCTACATTACTCTTCCTCTCTATGCACTTGTTACACAG ATGGGATCTAA
- the LOC126691798 gene encoding uncharacterized protein LOC126691798 gives MASYYSLCLVGAMDRLWFHQIILFSETVSDQKTPETSKPNTVSLAYSSLLDEGVSSDISLLADEEILSDSSPISPTDDSNNEDTEKNTSQKEKPTRLNRSQSSSPSPSTQKRPKRLRNSGANAIRRLQKSMSCKTLGDLELEEVKGFMDLGFIFKKEHLSPRMMSVVPGLQRLSHKNKQSSKLTNDAEVAKDDETEEGKEKRVTRPYLSEAWLINRPDSPLLNLKIPSASTADDMKKHIKFWARTVASVIHEQES, from the exons ATGGCCAGTTACTACTCTCTATGTCTTGTAGGAGCCATGGATCGTCTTTGGTTTCACCAAATTATTCTTTTCTCAGAAACAGTCTCAGACCAAAAAACCCCTGAAACTTCTAAGCCCAACACAGTGTCTCTTGCGTATTCGTCTCTTCTAGATGAGGGAGTTTCATCAGACATATCACTCCTTGCAGATGAAGAAATCTTGTCAGACTCATCTCCAATCTCTCCAACG GATGATTCCAACAATGAAGACACAGAGAAAAATACCAGCCAGAAGGAAAAACCAACAAGATTGAATCGGTCAcaatcatcatcaccatcaccatcaacTCAAAAACGTCCTAAACGTCTTAGGAATTCGGGCGCAAATGCAATAAGGAGATTACAAAAATCCATGAGTTGCAAGACCTTGGGGGATCTAGAACTTGAAGAAGTAAAGGGGTTCATGGATCTTGGTTTCATATTCAAGAAAGAACACTTAAGCCCACGAATGATGAGTGTAGTCCCAGGCTTGCAAAGActttcacacaaaaataaacaaagcaGCAAACTCACTAATGATGCTGAAGTAGCTAAAGATGATGAAACTGAAGaagggaaagagaagagagTTACGAGGCCATATTTATCCGAAGCATGGCTCATAAACAGACCCGACTCTCCACTTCTAAATTTAAAGATTCCAAGTGCCTCTACAGCTGATGATATGAAGAAACATATCAAGTTCTGGGCTAGAACTGTTGCATCAGTAATTCATGAGCAGGAATCTTAG
- the LOC126691799 gene encoding MLO-like protein 3, which translates to MATGGSSGASLQFTPTWAVATVCFCFIFISIILEHVIHLLSQWLKRRRKTALNEALEKLKSELMLLGFMSLLLAVTQERISKICVPSGAGNIMLPCRKQTRSESEIKHFTKVMIWNLSSMNDLWWGPHRRVLDENENDDVPPSPPPDVDAVDSCPSGKVALMSQDGIHQLHIFIFVLAVMQIMYSVLTLALGRAKMRRWEAWEKETQTTEYQVAHDPNRFRFTRQTTFGRRHLTTCTETSFQLWIKCFFRQFIHSVAKVDYLTLRHGFISAHLSSRLDNFNFKNYIQRSLEEDFKAVVGISPLMWFLVVLLLLLDVYNWNVFLWVSYIPLLIVLVLGAKLEVIVERMALQTKDQNNVIIGTPLVRPNDGYFWFGQPRFVLTLIHYTLFVNAFEFAFFIWVTIQFGFNSCYHEHTTIIIIRIVLAVIVQVICSYITLPLYALVTQMGSNFKSKVLEEQMANIIKQWHTDVRERRRKQQPFLQSPGTSLSAEWSPRSVSASEFSSFPRPTSVPSDSIRKQEILEEVEEEEEIMREEAAGSSTRPSRPVTVELSTVRRE; encoded by the exons ATGGCGACCGGAGGCTCGTCCGGTGCCTCTCTCCAATTCACTCCGACATGGGCAGTTGCCACAGTTTGCTTCTGCTTCATCTTCATCTCTATTATCCTAGAACACGTCATCCACCTCCTTTCCCAA TGGCTAAAGAGGCGTAGGAAAACCGCGTTGAACGAGGCATTGGAGAAGCTTAAATCAG AGTTGATGCTTCTGGGGTTTATGTCCCTCTTATTGGCAGTAACTCAGGAacgtatttctaaaatatgtgtACCTAGCGGCGCTGGGAACATCATGCTCCCATGTCGTAAACAGACTCGTTCCGAATCTGAAATCAAGCACTTCACAAAAGTAATGATCTGGAATTTGTCGTCGATGAATGATTTGTGGTGGGGACCTCATAGAAGAGTACtggatgaaaatgaaaatgatgatGTTCCTCCTAGTCCTCCACCTGATGTTGATGCAGTTGATTCTTGTCCAAGC GGAAAGGTTGCCCTAATGTCACAAGATGGGATTCATCAACTTCACATATTCATTTTCGTATTAGCAGTTATGCAAATCATGTATTCTGTTCTCACTCTGGCTTTGGGTAGGGCCAAG ATGAGACGCTGGGAAGCTTGGGAGAAAGAAACTCAAACAACAGAGTACCAAGTTGCCCATG ATCCTAATCGATTCAGATTTACAAGGCAAACAACATTTGGAAGACGGCACCTGACTACTTGTACAGAAACATCATTTCAGCTATGGATT AAATGTTTCTTCAGACAGTTCATTCATTCAGTAGCAAAGGTTGATTATCTCACTTTGAGACATGGTTTCATCTCG gctCACTTATCAAGCAGGCTTGACAACTTCAATTTCAAAAACTATATACAGCGATCCTTGGAAGAAGATTTCAAAGCCGTGGTCGGCATCAG CCCTCTAATGTGGTTTCTGGTTGTTCTCTTGCTGCTCCTGGATGTGTACA ATTGGAATGTATTTCTCTGGGTATCCTATATTCCTCTCTTG ATTGTACTCGTTCTAGGAGCCAAACTTGAAGTCATTGTTGAAAGAATGGCTCTTCAAACCAAAGATCAGAACAATGTAATTATAGGAACCCCTCTTGTGAGACCAAATGATGGCTACTTCTGGTTTGGGCAGCCACGATTTGTCTTGACTCTTATACATTATACTCTATTTGTG AATGCATTCGAGTTCGCCTTCTTCATTTGGGTTACA ATACAGTTTGGTTTCAATTCTTGTTACCATGAGCACACTACGATCATTATTATCAGGATTGTGCTAGC GGTGATAGTTCAAGTAATTTGCAGCTACATTACTCTTCCTCTCTATGCACTTGTTACACAG ATGGGATCTAACTTCAAGAGTAAAGTACTAGAAGAGCAAATGGCCAATATTATAAAGCAATGGCACACTGACGTAAGGGAGAGAAGGAGGAAGCAACAACCATTCTTGCAATCTCCTGGCACTTCTTTGTCTGCAGAATGGAGTCCCAGAAGCGTTAGTGCCTCtgaattttcttctttcccAAGACCCACATCTGTACCAAGCGACAGCATTAGGAAACAGGAAATCCtagaagaagtagaagaagaagaagaaataatgaGAGAAGAGGCAGCTGGCTCATCTACACGTCCATCCCGGCCTGTCACTGTAGAACTCTCGACCGTGAGAAGAGAGTAG
- the LOC126691801 gene encoding MLO-like protein 3 isoform X1, whose amino-acid sequence MAGGGSSGASLEYTPTWALATVCFFFIFISIILEYIIHLLSHWLKRRRKTALNDALEKLKSELMLLGFMSLLLAVTQERISKICVPSGAGNIMLPCRKQTNSEPENLVAIKHFTKVMIWNLSSMNDLWGPYRRLEEEEEEDNDAPPSPPEAAATDSCPNGKVALMSQDGIHQLHIFIFVLAAMQIVYTILTLALGRAKMRRWEAWEKETQTTEYQVANDPNRFRFTRQTTFGRRHLTTCTETSFQLWIKCFFRQFIHSVAKVDYLTLRHGFISAHLSSRLDNFNFKNYIQRSLDEDFKVVVGISPLMWFLVVLLLLLDVYSWNVFLWVSYIPLLIVLILGTKLEVIVARMALQTKDQNNVIIGTPLVRPNDRHFWFGHPGFVLTLIHYTLFVNAFELAFFIWVTIQFGFNSCYHERTAFIITRIVLAVIVQVICSYITLPLYALVTQMGSNFKSKVLEEQMANIIRQWHADVRERRRKQQLFLQSPRTSLSAEWSPRRVSATEFSSFLRPTSVPSDSIRKREILEEEEIMREEAASSSTRPSRPVTLELSTVRRE is encoded by the exons ATGGCGGGCGGAGGATCGTCCGGTGCCTCTCTCGAATACACTCCGACATGGGCACTTGCCACAgtttgcttcttcttcatcttcatctctATTATCCTAGAATACATCATCCATCTCCTTTCCCAC TGGCTAAAGAGGCGTAGGAAAACCGCGTTGAacgatgcattggagaagcttAAATCAG AGTTGATGCTTCTGGGGTTTATGTCCCTCTTATTGGCAGTAACTCAAGAAcgaatttctaaaatatgtgtACCTAGCGGCGCTGGGAACATCATGCTCCCATGTCGTAAACAGACTAATTCCGAACCTGAAAACCTAGTAGCAATCAAGCACTTCACAAAAGTAATGATCTGGAATTTGTCATCGATGAATGATTTGTGGGGACCTTATAGAAGgctggaagaagaagaagaagaagataatgatGCTCCTCCCAGTCCACCTGAAGCTGCTGCAACTGATTCTTGTCCAAAC GGAAAGGTTGCCCTAATGTCACAAGATGGGATTCATCAACTTCACATATTCATTTTCGTGTTAGCAGCTATGCAAATCGTGTATACCATTCTCACTCTAGCTTTGGGTAGGGCCAAG ATGAGACGCTGGGAAGCATGGGAGAAAGAAACTCAAACAACAGAGTACCAAGTTGCCAATG ATCCTAATCGATTCAGATTTACAAGGCAAACAACATTTGGAAGACGGCACCTGACTACTTGTACAGAAACATCATTTCAGCTATGGATT AAATGTTTCTTCAGACAGTTCATTCATTCAGTAGCAAAGGTTGATTATCTCACTTTGAGACATGGTTTCATCTCG gctCACTTATCAAGCAGGCTTGACAACTTCAATTTCAAAAACTATATACAGCGATCCTTGGACGAAGATTTCAAAGTCGTGGTCGGCATCAG CCCTCTAATGTGGTTTCTGGTTGTTCTCTTGCTGCTCCTGGATGTGTACA GTTGGAATGTATTTCTCTGGGTATCCTATATTCCTCTCTTG attgtactcattctaGGAACCAAACTTGAAGTCATTGTTGCAAGAATGGCTCTTCAAACCAAAGATCAGAACAATGTAATTATAGGAACCCCTCTTGTGAGACCAAATGATCGCCACTTCTGGTTTGGGCACCCAGGATTTGTCTTGACTCTTATACATTATACTCTATTTGTG AATGCATTTGAGCTCGCCTTCTTCATTTGGGTTACA ATACAGTTTGGTTTCAATTCTTGTTACCATGAGCGCACTGCGTTCATTATCACCAGGATTGTGCTAGC GGTGATAGTTCAAGTAATTTGCAGCTACATTACTCTTCCTCTCTATGCACTTGTTACACAG ATGGGATCTAACTTCAAGAGTAAAGTACTAGAAGAGCAAATGGCCAATATTATAAGGCAATGGCACGCTGACGTAAGGGAGAGAAGGAGGAAGCAACAACTATTCTTGCAATCTCCTCGCACTTCTTTGTCTGCAGAATGGAGTCCCAGAAGGGTTAGTGCCACtgaattttcttctttcctaaGACCCACATCTGTACCAAGCGACAGCATTAGGAAAAGGGaaatcctagaagaagaagaaataatgaGAGAAGAGGCAGCTAGCTCATCTACACGTCCATCCCGGCCTGTCACTTTAGAACTCTCGACCGTGAGAAGAGAGTAG